The genomic window ACCCAGTGGACGAGCCTGGGGGAGGTGGAGGCGGCCTTCCCGTCGGCGGGCATGCTGCGCATCCACCGCCACCTGCTGGTGCGCCCCGAGGCCGTCATCGGCCTGCGCCCCTCCTCGGGAGGGCGGGCCATCATCCGCCTGGCGGGGGGCGGGGAGCTCGAGGCGAGCCGGGGCGGCGCGCCGCGGCTGCGCGAAAGGCTGGGGCTCTGACCCGTCCGGCGGCGCACCGGGGACGCAGGGCGGCAGACCCGCGCCATTGGCCGCGAACGCGTGACCTGGCGGCTCCAGGGACGCACCTTGAATGGGAGGAGGCACCATGATCCGCACCACCCTTCTGACCCTCGCCCTCGCGGGCGGACTCTGCGCCCAGCAGCCCCCGCCGCAGGGCCCCATGGAGGACTTCCACGGCGGCGAAGGCATGGGGCGCCCCGGCCCCGGGATGATGTTCAGGAACCTGGGTCTCACCCCCGGCCAGGAGAAGGCGGTCAAGGCCGTCCTGGACAGGCGTCAGAAGCCCCCCAGGGCCGGGCGCGACGCCGAGGAGGCCCTGCGCGCCGCCGCCGAGGACCCCGCCGCCACCGAGGCGCAGCTGCGCGCCCTGCACGCGGCCGCCGGCGAGGCCCGGCTCCGGGAGCTCCTGGACCGCCACGCCCTGGCCGTGGAGCTCGACGCCATCCTGACCCCGGAACAGCGGGCCAAGGCCCGCCGCATCCGCGAGAACATGCGCAAGGAGATGGAAGCACGGAGGTCCCTGATGGAGGACCTGGGCGGCCCCCCGCCGCCCCGCCGCGGAGAGCCTGGGAAGTAGGGCTCAGAGCACTCCGCGGCGCCGCTGGTCCAGCTCGATGGAATCGTACAGGGCCTGGAAGTTCCCTTCCCCGAAGCCCATGTTCCCCCTGCGCTGGATGATCTCGAAGAACAGCGGCCCGATCTGGTCCTCGCTGAAGATCTGCAGCAGGTAGCCGGAGGCGTCGCCGTCGATCTGGATGCCCAGGGCCTCGATGGCCCCGAGGTCCTCGGTGACCTTGTAGCCGCCCTTCTCGATGCGCCCGGGCAGGAGCTCGTAGTAGGTGCGCGGAACGGCGAGGAACTGGAAGCCCTGGGCCCTGAGCACGGCCAGGGTCTCCTGGATGTTGTTGGTGGACATGGCGATGTGCTGGACGCCCTGGCCATGGTGGCGGTTGACGAACTCCTGGATCTGGCTCTTCCCGTCGGTGGGCTCGTTGATGGGGATGATGACCCGGCCGTTGGCGCTCTGGACGACCTTCGAGTTGAGCCCGGTGCCCAGGTGCCCGCGGATGTTGAATGTGCGCGTCACGGCGAACCCGAAGACCCGCTCGTAGAAGTCCACCAGCGGCTCCAGCTCGCCCGGGCCGACGTTGTTGGTGAGGTGGTCCACGCGCACCAGGCCGGGTTCACAGAGGGGCAGGCCCGGATCGGGGTGGAGGAAGGGCCAGAAGGGCTCCACGTCCCCGGAGCGCTCCACCAGGTAGTTCAGCACGTCGCCCACGCCCTTGATGGCCGCGAAGCGCAGGGTGCCGCCGCCGTGGTGGTGGGTCTCGGGCTCGAGCATGACCTTGGCGCCGTTGTGGCGGGCCGTGGCCAGGGCGCGGTCCAGGTCGGCCACCTGGAAGTTCAGGGCGCAGACGCCCTCGCCGTGGGTGTGGAAATAGCGTCCGGCCCAGTGGGTGTCGTCGGCCTCCAGGATGAGCACGTCCATGCGGTTCTGGCGCAGGTGCACGAGCCGGCCCCAGGGGGCCTTGCCGGAGGCCACCCGTGAAAAGCCCAGGCGCCGGTAGAGGGGTTCGAGCCGGTCCAGGACCCCGGTCATCTGGAAGTGGTCGATGCGCTCGATCCCCAGGGGGTTCGTGGCGGCCCGGCCCGTGGGGGTGGAAAGGGCGAAACTGGTCTTGGGCATTCATGACTCCGTTCGGAGGAACCCAGGATCATAGCAGCCCGCGCAGAGATTGAGACAGGTTCGCCGCGGAGTTTTTTCGGCGCTACACTTCTGGGGTCCGATTCCCCCCCACCCAGGTGAAACCATGAAATTGACCAATGAATCCAGCCTCTTTCCCCTGCGCAAGGGCCGGATCACCCGCCAGGCGCACGTGGACCTGCCCGAGGGCACCTTCGAGGAGGAGTTCGCCCGGCAGGGCTTCTTCGGGCGCACGAGTCATTTATACAGGACCCACCCCACCACCGCCTGGACCCGCATCGAGGGGCCCCTGCGGCCCCGCAGCTACGACCTGAACAGGCTCCCTCCCGCGGGCCCCTTCGAGCCGGTGTGCTTCCTGCGCAACGAGGACGTGGCCCTGCACTGGGTGGCCGCCGGGACCATGGATTTCTTCTACCGCAACGCCGACGGGGACGACGTCTACTACATCCACGCGGGCGGCGGACGCCTGGAGACCACCTTCGGGGTGCTGGACTACGCCCGGGGCGACTACCTGGTGCTGCCCCGGGGCACGACCTACCGGTTCCTGCCTTCGGCCGGGCCCCAGGCCTACCTGCTCATCGAGAGCGCCGGGGAGATCACCATCCCGGACCGCAACCAGCTGGGTCCCAACGCCATCTTCGATCCCGCCATGATCGACACGCCGGAGCTGGAGCCCCCCGCCGAACCCGAAAGGGAGTGGGCCGTGCACATCAAGCGCCGCAACGTCATCACCCGCGTCTACTACCCTTTCAATCCCAACGACGTGGTGGGCTGGAAGGGCGACCTCACGGTGTGGCGGATCAACGTCAAGGACATCCGCCCGGTGGTGAGCCCCCGCTACCACCTCCCCCCCAGCGCCCACAGCACCTTCCTGGGGCGGAACTTCGTCATCTGCACCTTCCTGCCCCGCCCCTTCGAGGAGGAGCCCGGGGCCATGCGGGTGCCCTTCTACCACTCGAACATCGACTACGACGAGGTCCTGTTCTACTCCGACGGCAACTTCTTCAGCCGGGAGGGGATCGGTCCCGGGATGGTCACCTGGCATCCCCAGGGCATCCACCACGGCCCCCACCCCAAGGCCATCCCCGCCTCCCGCCTGAAAGACCGGACGGACGAAGTGGCCGTCATGGTGGACGCCTACCACCCCCTGGAAGCCACGCCCGCGGCGGCCGCCGTGGAGAACGAGGCCTACTGGTCCAGCTGGAAATAGGACCCGCTCGCAGGTTCCACCGCTTCATGAGAGAATTCCGATCCGTTCATTTCTGTCGGGTTGGAGGCATCGTGGAGAACCGTAACATCCTGATCGGTCTTGGGACCGGGCTCGTGGCAGGCTTCCTGCTGGGCTACGGGACGGGCGTCTATTTCACCACCACCAGCGGCCACAACCACCCCCCGGCTCCGCCCGCCGCGGCCGCCCCCCCCGCCGGCATGCCCCCCATGGGCATGGGCCAGGTGGACGCCTTCGCCCGCATCGCCGCCACCAAGTCCGCCCTGGAAAAGAACCCCAAGGACTTCGACGCCCTGGTGCTGCTGGGCAACGACTATTTCGACACCCACCAGCCCCAGCTCAGCGTGGACGCCTACGCCAAGGCCCTGGCGCTCGACCCCAAGAACCCCAAGGCCCCCGACATCCTCACGGA from Geothrix sp. 21YS21S-2 includes these protein-coding regions:
- the hppD gene encoding 4-hydroxyphenylpyruvate dioxygenase codes for the protein MPKTSFALSTPTGRAATNPLGIERIDHFQMTGVLDRLEPLYRRLGFSRVASGKAPWGRLVHLRQNRMDVLILEADDTHWAGRYFHTHGEGVCALNFQVADLDRALATARHNGAKVMLEPETHHHGGGTLRFAAIKGVGDVLNYLVERSGDVEPFWPFLHPDPGLPLCEPGLVRVDHLTNNVGPGELEPLVDFYERVFGFAVTRTFNIRGHLGTGLNSKVVQSANGRVIIPINEPTDGKSQIQEFVNRHHGQGVQHIAMSTNNIQETLAVLRAQGFQFLAVPRTYYELLPGRIEKGGYKVTEDLGAIEALGIQIDGDASGYLLQIFSEDQIGPLFFEIIQRRGNMGFGEGNFQALYDSIELDQRRRGVL
- a CDS encoding tetratricopeptide repeat protein, which codes for MENRNILIGLGTGLVAGFLLGYGTGVYFTTTSGHNHPPAPPAAAAPPAGMPPMGMGQVDAFARIAATKSALEKNPKDFDALVLLGNDYFDTHQPQLSVDAYAKALALDPKNPKAPDILTDQGVMYRELKAYDKALANFKQAGKLDPNHLPSMLNMGIVYATNLNDKAAARKIWAKIVEIAPESPQGQQAKQFLTGI
- a CDS encoding Spy/CpxP family protein refolding chaperone — its product is MIRTTLLTLALAGGLCAQQPPPQGPMEDFHGGEGMGRPGPGMMFRNLGLTPGQEKAVKAVLDRRQKPPRAGRDAEEALRAAAEDPAATEAQLRALHAAAGEARLRELLDRHALAVELDAILTPEQRAKARRIRENMRKEMEARRSLMEDLGGPPPPRRGEPGK
- a CDS encoding homogentisate 1,2-dioxygenase, with product MKLTNESSLFPLRKGRITRQAHVDLPEGTFEEEFARQGFFGRTSHLYRTHPTTAWTRIEGPLRPRSYDLNRLPPAGPFEPVCFLRNEDVALHWVAAGTMDFFYRNADGDDVYYIHAGGGRLETTFGVLDYARGDYLVLPRGTTYRFLPSAGPQAYLLIESAGEITIPDRNQLGPNAIFDPAMIDTPELEPPAEPEREWAVHIKRRNVITRVYYPFNPNDVVGWKGDLTVWRINVKDIRPVVSPRYHLPPSAHSTFLGRNFVICTFLPRPFEEEPGAMRVPFYHSNIDYDEVLFYSDGNFFSREGIGPGMVTWHPQGIHHGPHPKAIPASRLKDRTDEVAVMVDAYHPLEATPAAAAVENEAYWSSWK